The Thermoanaerobaculia bacterium genome includes a window with the following:
- a CDS encoding GNAT family N-acetyltransferase, with product MRFSVRLATESDSGGIRDLFGRTFGRAMSEEEWRWKYPGNPDGWVATVAELDGRIVGHYGGWPLRAAIGGRELTIVSVGDVATEPSIRQLGGRQNAFRSMADALFTTLRSRGVPFVFGFPNARALAAGAKLLGYRAEFPVRTIEYALAGSPPRRGTAAEFVGASYDALWERARAAIAAGLVRDRRRIHWRYHARPDRWYRFVTVAGPEGDAACGVLSVVGEQALVVEAVVAGEEGALRLHDALAAEAAALGARRLVFWETPGGPLSVLAGRDPARRRPGGRVAEAGFSFATVPFDAAATAEFVRSAQITAGIWDDR from the coding sequence TTTCCGTCCGCCTCGCGACCGAGAGCGACTCGGGGGGGATTCGCGATCTCTTCGGACGGACGTTCGGCCGGGCGATGTCGGAGGAGGAATGGCGGTGGAAGTACCCGGGGAACCCGGACGGATGGGTCGCGACCGTCGCCGAGCTCGACGGGCGGATCGTCGGGCACTACGGGGGATGGCCGCTCCGGGCCGCCATCGGCGGGCGGGAGTTGACGATCGTCTCGGTCGGCGACGTCGCGACCGAGCCCTCGATCCGGCAGCTGGGAGGGCGGCAAAACGCCTTCCGGTCGATGGCCGACGCGCTGTTTACGACGCTGCGATCGCGCGGCGTGCCGTTCGTCTTCGGGTTTCCCAACGCGCGCGCGTTGGCCGCGGGCGCGAAGCTCCTCGGCTATCGGGCCGAGTTCCCCGTGCGCACGATCGAATACGCTCTCGCGGGCTCGCCGCCGCGGAGAGGGACCGCGGCGGAGTTCGTCGGCGCTTCCTACGATGCGCTCTGGGAGCGCGCGCGCGCGGCCATCGCCGCCGGGCTCGTGCGGGATCGGCGGCGCATCCACTGGCGCTACCACGCGCGTCCCGACCGCTGGTACCGCTTCGTCACGGTCGCGGGCCCGGAAGGAGACGCGGCGTGCGGGGTTCTTTCCGTCGTGGGAGAGCAGGCGCTCGTGGTCGAGGCGGTGGTCGCGGGGGAGGAGGGCGCGCTCCGCCTCCACGACGCCCTCGCCGCGGAGGCCGCGGCGCTCGGCGCGCGGCGGCTCGTCTTCTGGGAGACGCCCGGCGGGCCGCTGTCCGTCCTCGCCGGGCGCGACCCGGCGCGGCGGCGCCCGGGGGGCCGCGTCGCGGAAGCGGGCTTCTCTTTCGCGACCGTCCCGTTCGACGCGGCGGCGACCGCGGAGTTCGTCCGCAGCGCGCAGATTACGGCGGGCATCTGGGACGACCGGTGA